ATTCGGGTGTGGCTCGAAAAATTCTGGGAATGGAGATTTATAGGGGTAGAAGCTAAAGAAAACTCTTCTTGTCATAGAAGGGATACATTCAAAAGATTTTGTCAATGTTTGGCATATCTGCAGCAAAGCCCATAGATACTCCTAGTGCTGCAAATGCACATTTGTTCGTTGCTTATGCACCTAAGTATGCCGAGAAGAAAGAGTACATGTCTCGAGTTCCCCATGGTAGTACAGTATGAAGCTTGATATATGCAATGGTCTGCACTAGACCTGATCTTGCACAATCTGTCAGTGTTGTTAGTAGGTTTATGGGTGATCTAGTCAAGGAGCATTGGCAAGCTATGAAGAGGGTATTTTTGTACTTCAAAGGTACATTTGATGTTGGTCTTATTTATAAGGGTGATACAGAGTGTTTAGTGACATGGTTTTCAGAGTCTGATTATGCTGGAGATGTTGACTGTAGAAGATCTATGACCGATTATGATTTTACTCTGGGTGGTTCAATTGTCAGTTGGAAAGCTACTCTGCAACCTACGGTGATTTTGTCTCctacagaagcagagtacatgGCATTGACAGAAGCCACAAAAGAAGGAATCTGGTTGAAAGGTTTGGTCAGTGATTTGGGTCTACATCATGCATTATCATAGATTTCCTATAGCATCCCTAAAAAGCGTTGCTATATGGCACAAATCCATTGCAATAGATTCTATGGCAACGATTATTGAAAAATTAGGCGTAACATTTGGTCTCGTTGCCATACGGCCTTATGGTAAAGAATTTGGGaccatattgtaacagagtaaAGAAGTTGCAAATTCATCTTATATCAATATTTTTACATGTACAACAACAATTATAATAGCATTACAATACACCGGGTTTCCTTTGGCAACATTTTTTTGCAACATTTTTTTGTGATATTTGTTATTGTATATGGACTTATGCAACATATTTCGAGTTAATTGCAACAATcttattaacaaatttaaaatatatGGCAACCATTTTACCCTCTATtgtaacataattttttttaaaaaaattgggCATGACCTTTAAATTTCATTAACAGCCACCAAATTTAATTGGTATATACACAACACAATTCAACAATTAATCCACACAAAAATAGTTTAGCACTACTTCTGTTGTTCCAATATCGACATATAAACCATGTCTAACAAAATACAAAAGTCTCAAGCAAAAACAACAAAGTTAAAGTTTACACATCACAAGGTTAAGTTAAAATTTCATAGACCAAAATATATAATAGTTAATCATCTTCATTTTTCTTCAAGTTGAAATGCTTCTTCCTCTTATTAGCTATTTTCAGTCAAGGTTTGTTATCTTGGTAAATTGTTCTATCACCACGTATCTGCACAATTTAAAAAGGGAGATCAGAGGTATATCTAGTAGTGAATACCAACAGCTACGCTTTTAGTAGTGATATGTAAAAGTGTATCGCATAACAAATGGATACAAAGAGAAGTAATCCTCCAAGAATATTTCGATCTTCTGTTGGAAATGTGTCTTTTGCTTGTATAAGTGTATCGCATAACAAATGGATATAAAGAGAAGTAACAGGACAAAGATCCCTCCACCTTCTAAAACAAACATGATAAATTGATTGAAAGAATTTAAAACTGAACGAAAATGTCAGTATTATTTAGCAGCCGGTTGATCCACAAAAGATCACAAATTATGTACAGAATCTCAAATATTACACTTCACAGCTTTGGTAAATACTTATCTTACAAATTAATAGTATAATTATCAACCTAACAAAATTCACATAACACTTTCAAACATAAGGGTTTTCGTGGACAAAGATTAAGGAAATGACAAGTTACCTGTTACCAGAAATATATTTGACCAAGGACCTGTAAAATAAAATACTAACCTTAGTTCGCTTGTGAATTGGAAGTAGTAGTCACATATA
This genomic interval from Apium graveolens cultivar Ventura chromosome 8, ASM990537v1, whole genome shotgun sequence contains the following:
- the LOC141680602 gene encoding secreted RxLR effector protein 161-like, with translation MVCTRPDLAQSVSVVSRFMGDLVKEHWQAMKRVFLYFKGTFDVGLIYKGDTECLVTWFSESDYAGDVDCRRSMTDYDFTLGGSIVSWKATLQPTVILSPTEAEYMALTEATKEGIWLKGLVSDLGLHHALS